The following coding sequences lie in one Yoonia sp. G8-12 genomic window:
- a CDS encoding ABC transporter permease: MSPLDHKLLRDLWRMKGQAFAISMVIAVGVGMLVMMTGLVTSLNETRAAYYERYRLAEVFAPVTRAPDRLVGRLAAINGVSSVEPRVVGAALIDMADFDLPVQAQAVSLPDLRTPRLNDVFLTDGRMIDSDHSDEILLLQAFARAHDLRPGDRINATMNGARRSFQIVGLAQAPEFLYTTAPGELIPDDARFGVIWMSRSALAAAYDMDGAFNEALLSLSRGANEAAVMDAVDRILDPYGGTGAYPLADQPSNQLVSEEIGGLEAAAVGVPPIFLAVAAFLLYIVINRMVQSEREEIGLMKAFGYTNGEVGAHYFKLVLAIAIGGALAGCLMGIAGGRALIQVYVAYFKFPFLVFQLDPASFVTGVSVSILSASAGGLLVLRSVFALTPAAAMRAPAPADYSRTGKMGRALNQWLDQPSRMVLRRITRQPGRMAGAMIGIACGMALSVSMITIYAGFDRTIDLTFNVVDRSDVTVSFTHAASEATIFELRRMEGVTLVEPVRHVPAVLRNGLATHRGVVSGLATDPRLNRALDSDLRPIALDGSGIVLSTALATKLDIAPGEILTVEVREGRQPILQIPVTAVAESLLGSPSYMDLAALNRALREPNRVSGAYLAIDKAYATDIYTALQDMPSVAGVSLKSQAEIAFQTLMNTGAGAIRYVMGAIAFVITFGIVYNAARIAYAERSRDLASLRVIGFTKGEAAFVLLGELAIVTLIALPIGSLLGYYLSFGIAAGFSSELYQIPAIFDPASYGFAAMVVLGAAVASGWLVKRDIDRAELVSALKTRE; this comes from the coding sequence GTGAGCCCACTCGACCATAAACTCCTGCGTGATCTGTGGCGCATGAAGGGTCAGGCCTTTGCCATCAGCATGGTCATCGCGGTCGGTGTGGGCATGTTGGTGATGATGACGGGGCTGGTAACCTCCCTGAACGAGACGCGTGCCGCCTATTATGAACGCTATCGTCTGGCCGAGGTCTTTGCCCCCGTAACCCGTGCGCCAGACCGTCTGGTCGGACGGTTGGCTGCGATCAACGGGGTCAGTTCGGTGGAACCCCGCGTCGTGGGTGCGGCACTGATCGACATGGCCGACTTCGATTTGCCAGTGCAGGCGCAGGCCGTGTCCCTGCCCGATCTGCGCACGCCCCGCCTCAACGACGTGTTCCTGACCGACGGACGGATGATCGACAGCGATCACTCGGACGAAATCCTGCTGTTGCAGGCCTTCGCCCGCGCCCACGATCTGCGCCCCGGTGACCGGATTAACGCCACAATGAACGGCGCCCGGCGCAGTTTCCAGATCGTTGGCCTCGCGCAGGCGCCCGAATTTCTCTACACGACAGCCCCCGGCGAATTGATCCCCGACGACGCCCGTTTCGGCGTGATCTGGATGAGCCGCTCCGCGCTGGCCGCCGCCTACGACATGGACGGCGCGTTCAACGAAGCGCTTTTGTCTTTGTCACGCGGTGCCAATGAGGCTGCCGTGATGGATGCCGTGGACCGCATCCTTGATCCCTATGGCGGCACCGGGGCCTATCCGCTGGCCGATCAGCCCTCCAACCAGTTGGTCAGCGAGGAGATTGGCGGGCTGGAAGCCGCTGCCGTCGGTGTGCCACCCATCTTTCTGGCCGTCGCCGCCTTCCTTCTCTACATCGTGATCAACCGCATGGTGCAGTCCGAGCGCGAGGAAATCGGGCTGATGAAAGCGTTTGGCTATACCAATGGCGAGGTTGGCGCGCATTACTTCAAGCTGGTCCTGGCGATTGCCATCGGCGGCGCGCTTGCTGGATGCCTGATGGGCATCGCGGGCGGGCGGGCGCTGATCCAGGTCTATGTCGCCTACTTCAAGTTCCCGTTTCTGGTGTTCCAGCTCGATCCGGCCTCATTTGTCACGGGCGTCAGCGTCAGCATCCTGTCGGCCTCTGCCGGTGGCTTGCTGGTCCTGCGCAGCGTCTTTGCCCTCACGCCTGCTGCGGCCATGCGGGCCCCGGCCCCCGCCGATTACAGCCGCACCGGAAAGATGGGGCGTGCATTGAACCAATGGCTTGATCAGCCCTCGCGGATGGTTCTGCGCCGGATCACGCGGCAACCGGGGCGTATGGCGGGGGCCATGATCGGGATCGCCTGCGGCATGGCGCTGAGCGTGTCGATGATCACCATCTATGCGGGCTTTGACCGCACCATCGACCTGACATTCAATGTGGTTGATCGCAGTGATGTGACGGTCAGCTTCACCCATGCCGCGTCCGAGGCCACGATTTTCGAGTTGCGCCGGATGGAAGGCGTGACACTGGTAGAACCCGTCCGCCATGTACCTGCCGTGCTGCGCAACGGCCTTGCCACCCATCGCGGTGTGGTCAGCGGGCTGGCCACTGATCCCCGCCTCAACCGCGCTTTGGACAGCGATCTTAGACCCATTGCGCTGGATGGCAGTGGCATCGTGTTATCGACGGCGCTGGCGACAAAGCTGGATATTGCGCCCGGTGAGATTCTGACTGTCGAAGTGCGCGAAGGCCGGCAGCCGATCCTGCAAATCCCTGTGACCGCCGTTGCCGAAAGCCTGCTGGGATCACCGTCCTACATGGACCTTGCCGCGCTGAACCGTGCCTTGCGCGAACCAAATCGTGTCTCTGGTGCCTACCTGGCCATTGATAAGGCATATGCCACCGACATCTACACCGCCCTCCAAGACATGCCGAGCGTTGCAGGCGTGAGCCTGAAATCGCAGGCCGAGATTGCCTTTCAGACGCTGATGAACACAGGCGCGGGTGCCATCCGCTATGTCATGGGGGCGATTGCCTTCGTGATCACTTTCGGGATCGTCTACAACGCTGCCCGCATCGCCTATGCCGAACGGTCCCGCGATCTGGCCAGTTTGCGGGTGATCGGCTTTACCAAGGGCGAAGCCGCGTTTGTCCTGCTGGGCGAGCTGGCCATCGTGACATTGATCGCCCTGCCGATTGGCAGCTTGCTGGGGTACTATCTGTCCTTTGGCATTGCCGCCGGATTTTCCAGTGAACTTTACCAGATACCTGCGATCTTTGACCCCGCCAGCTATGGCTTTGCCGCCATGGTAGTGCTCGGGGCCGCCGTCGCTTCGGGTTGGCTGGTGAAACGTGATATCGACCGGGCGGAACTCGTCTCGGCCCTGAAAACAAGGGAGTAG
- a CDS encoding efflux RND transporter periplasmic adaptor subunit — translation MAKAKKRSRLILTSVAGLLVVGALTAAFWPQPTLVDMGTVTRGTMQLTIDEEGRTRVSDAYVVSTPVAGQLQRVSVQPGDPVIRGETIVAHMRPTNPAALDVRTREQAQAAVNAAEAALRVARADLNAALANRDLAQTELSRTEQLVERGISSEAALDRARQTARVAEANVDTAEAAISMREAEITNAQAQLIGFDDPRLAAAIGTASDDIPLYAPADGRILRVIQQSETSLSAGTPIMEIGDIANDLEIVVELLSTDAVQVAPGDAVFVADWGGSTALTGEVVRVDPFGITQFSALGVEEQRVNAVIAFTSPSVDYTGLGHGFRVETQIVVWEAEDTLIVPASALFRSRDAWAVFVVEDDAARLRTIEIGHNNGIEAQVTGGLSEGDRVILYPSSGLSEGMSVAERVIN, via the coding sequence ATGGCGAAAGCAAAAAAACGATCCCGCCTCATCCTGACGAGCGTCGCAGGCTTGCTGGTTGTGGGTGCATTGACCGCCGCCTTTTGGCCGCAACCCACCTTGGTTGATATGGGCACAGTGACGCGCGGCACGATGCAATTGACCATCGACGAGGAAGGGCGCACGCGTGTCAGCGATGCCTACGTCGTCTCGACCCCTGTTGCGGGTCAGTTGCAGCGCGTCAGCGTGCAACCCGGCGATCCGGTCATTCGCGGTGAAACCATCGTGGCGCACATGCGCCCGACCAATCCCGCAGCACTCGACGTACGCACCCGCGAACAGGCGCAAGCCGCCGTGAATGCAGCCGAGGCGGCGTTGCGCGTCGCGCGCGCCGATCTGAATGCAGCCCTCGCCAACCGAGACCTGGCGCAGACCGAACTCTCCCGGACCGAACAACTGGTCGAACGCGGTATCTCAAGCGAAGCGGCCCTTGACCGTGCCCGGCAGACCGCGCGTGTCGCAGAAGCAAACGTCGATACGGCAGAGGCCGCGATCTCCATGCGCGAAGCCGAGATTACAAACGCCCAAGCCCAACTGATCGGCTTCGACGATCCACGTTTGGCCGCCGCCATTGGCACAGCCAGCGACGACATACCGCTTTATGCGCCGGCCGACGGGCGCATCCTGCGGGTCATACAGCAAAGCGAAACATCCCTGTCTGCCGGCACGCCGATCATGGAGATCGGCGACATCGCCAATGACCTGGAAATTGTCGTCGAACTCCTGTCCACCGATGCGGTGCAGGTCGCGCCGGGTGATGCGGTCTTTGTCGCCGATTGGGGCGGCAGCACCGCGCTGACGGGCGAAGTGGTCCGGGTCGATCCATTCGGCATCACACAATTCTCGGCGCTCGGCGTCGAAGAGCAGCGCGTAAATGCAGTGATCGCCTTCACCAGTCCGTCCGTGGACTATACAGGTCTGGGGCACGGGTTCCGCGTAGAAACCCAGATCGTCGTGTGGGAAGCGGAAGACACGTTGATCGTCCCTGCCAGCGCCCTCTTCCGCAGCCGCGACGCTTGGGCCGTATTCGTTGTGGAAGACGACGCAGCACGTCTCCGCACTATCGAAATCGGCCACAACAATGGCATCGAGGCGCAGGTCACTGGGGGATTGTCCGAAGGCGACCGTGTGATCCTCTATCCGTCGTCCGGCCTGTCCGAAGGGATGAGCGTGGCGGAACGCGTCATCAATTAA
- a CDS encoding HlyD family secretion protein: protein MKFVRMILAVVGVLAAVAAVAWYVWDQNTAGLPAGFAGGNGRIEAEQIDIATRTPGRVDRILVNEGDLIEAGQLLAVMDTRELEAQLARAQADVSRAESQIDEVRALIAQREAELALAQEELSRALELAERGVTSQAAADQQQARQATATAALNAAMAQLHTAERSVDSAAALVQLYEAQIADATLVAPVMGRVLYRLAQPGEVLGGGGRVLTMLDLGNVYMEVFLPADEAMRAGIGAEARVRLDSIPYAIPAFVSFVSPEAQFTPRTVETAEERADLMFRVKVRVPEELVAENIALVRTGLRGMAYVRLAGAEELPWPAEFVGEPIPSVGPVTGETE from the coding sequence ATGAAATTTGTGCGTATGATTCTTGCCGTTGTCGGCGTTCTTGCTGCTGTTGCGGCTGTGGCCTGGTACGTCTGGGATCAGAATACAGCGGGGCTGCCAGCCGGGTTTGCCGGTGGGAATGGCCGGATCGAGGCTGAACAGATTGACATCGCGACCCGCACGCCGGGCCGCGTGGACCGCATTCTGGTCAATGAGGGCGACCTGATCGAAGCGGGCCAGCTGCTCGCCGTGATGGACACGCGTGAGTTGGAGGCGCAGCTTGCGCGCGCCCAGGCCGACGTGTCGAGGGCGGAAAGCCAGATTGATGAAGTACGCGCCCTTATCGCGCAGCGCGAAGCGGAACTTGCGTTGGCACAGGAGGAATTGTCACGCGCGCTGGAACTTGCGGAGCGCGGTGTGACGTCGCAAGCGGCGGCAGACCAGCAGCAAGCGCGCCAGGCGACTGCCACCGCCGCACTGAACGCGGCAATGGCGCAATTGCACACCGCTGAGCGTAGTGTGGACTCCGCCGCTGCACTGGTCCAGCTTTACGAGGCGCAGATCGCCGATGCGACCTTGGTGGCCCCTGTGATGGGCCGCGTGCTCTACCGTTTGGCGCAACCCGGCGAGGTGCTGGGTGGCGGTGGACGGGTCCTGACGATGCTGGATCTGGGCAATGTCTATATGGAGGTTTTCTTGCCTGCTGATGAGGCCATGCGCGCGGGCATCGGGGCCGAAGCGCGCGTGCGGCTCGACAGCATTCCTTATGCCATCCCCGCCTTTGTCAGCTTTGTCTCACCCGAGGCGCAATTCACGCCGCGCACGGTCGAGACAGCCGAAGAACGCGCCGATCTGATGTTCCGCGTCAAGGTGCGGGTGCCCGAAGAACTTGTGGCGGAAAACATCGCGCTGGTGCGCACAGGTCTGCGCGGCATGGCCTATGTGCGCCTCGCCGGGGCCGAGGAGTTGCCTTGGCCCGCCGAATTCGTGGGGGAGCCCATCCCGTCTGTAGGGCCAGTCACTGGCGAGACCGAGTGA
- a CDS encoding ABC transporter ATP-binding protein, which produces MKKNTFSTKGLTKVYGEGRSAVHALRGVDLDIPEGEIVVLLGPSGSGKSTLLNIIGGLDRATEGDAFFQDQNLSEMTDKQLTRYRRDHVGFVFQFYNLMPSLTAHENVELVTEIARDPMDPDEALAMVGLRERVDHFPAQLSGGEQQRVAIARAVAKNPTVLFCDEPTGALDSTTGRAVLNVLKDVNEKLGATVLIVTHAASQAAMADRVIHFADGAIREVVVNKKKLTPEEIDW; this is translated from the coding sequence ATGAAGAAGAATACCTTTTCAACCAAAGGGCTGACGAAAGTCTATGGTGAGGGCCGCTCTGCGGTTCACGCTTTGCGCGGCGTCGATCTGGACATTCCGGAAGGTGAGATCGTCGTGCTGCTCGGGCCGTCTGGTAGTGGCAAGTCGACCCTGTTGAATATCATCGGAGGGTTGGATCGTGCGACCGAAGGCGATGCCTTCTTCCAAGACCAGAACTTGTCGGAAATGACCGACAAGCAACTGACCCGCTATCGACGCGACCATGTTGGGTTTGTCTTTCAGTTTTATAACCTGATGCCAAGCCTCACGGCCCATGAGAACGTCGAACTTGTCACCGAGATCGCCCGCGATCCGATGGACCCGGACGAGGCGCTGGCGATGGTTGGATTGCGCGAGCGCGTTGATCATTTTCCGGCGCAACTCTCGGGCGGCGAACAGCAGCGGGTGGCTATCGCCCGCGCAGTCGCCAAAAACCCCACGGTATTGTTCTGCGACGAACCGACCGGTGCACTCGACAGCACCACCGGCCGCGCCGTGCTGAACGTCCTGAAAGACGTGAACGAGAAACTGGGTGCCACGGTTCTGATCGTCACCCATGCCGCCAGTCAGGCCGCGATGGCCGACCGGGTGATCCATTTTGCTGACGGTGCCATCCGCGAAGTCGTGGTGAACAAGAAAAAACTCACCCCCGAGGAGATCGATTGGTGA
- a CDS encoding PHA/PHB synthase family protein gives MSKSNTAEQTGFGSAFPVNPDALDRSLHATAARFTAGLSPIALSQAWWDWAAHLAASPGHRAELWASAATKTAAVLSGPAAGGYAEKAQSDVRFDDEAWRSWPFSFWAASHKAQEEWWAEAVTGLRGQSSAHEKVNAFAVRQMLDMASPSNFMATNPEVQRQTLREGGQNLVRGARHLHEDFEQLRSGEPAPELSAFVVGDTVAATPGDVVFRNDLIELIRYTPTTEKVHPEPILLIPAWIMKYYILDLSPHNSLVRFLVDQGHTVYCISWRNPGPDDRDLGMDDYIDHGVMAALDAIGRDCPETQVHATGYCLGGTLLSIAAAAMGRDGDDRLASVSLLAAQADFTEAGELSLFINDSQLALLEDMMWKEGVLKAEQMAGTFQLLKSNDLIWSRMLRDYMMGERSEPNDLMAWNADTTRMPFRMHAEYLRRLYLNNDLAEGRFEVRGKPVSLSDIRVPIFAVGTERDHVAPWKSAYKIQALTDTEVTFVLASGGHNGGIVSEPGHPYRHFRIHTTPDHAAFVSADAWAELAERHEGSWWTAWAGWLGERSLTPIKASKPKLAMLCAAPGSYVLQD, from the coding sequence ATGTCAAAATCCAATACCGCAGAGCAGACCGGGTTCGGTTCCGCATTTCCCGTAAACCCCGATGCGCTTGATCGCAGTTTGCATGCCACTGCAGCACGGTTCACGGCAGGATTATCCCCAATCGCCTTGAGTCAGGCTTGGTGGGACTGGGCTGCGCATTTGGCAGCGTCTCCCGGGCACCGCGCAGAATTGTGGGCAAGTGCCGCGACGAAGACAGCTGCGGTTCTGTCCGGCCCGGCTGCGGGCGGCTATGCCGAAAAGGCGCAGTCCGATGTGCGGTTCGATGATGAAGCGTGGCGAAGCTGGCCGTTCAGTTTCTGGGCCGCTTCGCACAAAGCGCAGGAAGAATGGTGGGCAGAAGCGGTGACTGGGCTGCGCGGTCAGAGTTCTGCGCACGAAAAGGTCAATGCTTTCGCTGTGCGCCAGATGCTCGACATGGCGTCGCCGTCGAATTTCATGGCGACAAACCCCGAAGTGCAGCGGCAGACATTGCGTGAAGGTGGTCAGAACCTCGTGCGTGGCGCGCGGCATTTACACGAAGACTTTGAACAACTCAGATCGGGTGAGCCAGCGCCGGAACTGTCGGCGTTCGTTGTTGGCGACACGGTCGCCGCGACACCGGGCGACGTGGTGTTCCGCAACGATCTTATCGAATTGATCCGCTACACCCCGACCACTGAAAAGGTGCATCCCGAACCGATCCTGCTGATCCCTGCGTGGATCATGAAATACTACATCCTCGATCTGTCGCCCCACAACTCGCTGGTCCGGTTCCTCGTCGATCAAGGTCACACGGTCTATTGCATTTCCTGGCGCAACCCGGGCCCTGACGATCGTGACCTCGGCATGGACGACTATATTGACCATGGCGTCATGGCCGCACTCGATGCCATAGGGCGCGACTGTCCGGAAACGCAGGTTCATGCGACCGGCTACTGCCTCGGCGGCACGCTGCTGAGCATTGCGGCGGCTGCAATGGGGCGTGACGGCGACGATAGGCTCGCCTCGGTCAGCCTGCTGGCGGCCCAAGCCGATTTCACCGAAGCCGGAGAACTGAGCCTGTTTATCAACGACAGCCAGCTGGCACTTCTCGAAGACATGATGTGGAAAGAGGGCGTGCTGAAAGCCGAGCAGATGGCGGGCACCTTTCAGCTTTTGAAATCCAATGACCTGATCTGGAGCCGCATGTTGCGTGACTACATGATGGGTGAGAGGTCGGAACCGAATGACCTGATGGCTTGGAATGCTGACACCACGCGCATGCCTTTCCGGATGCACGCGGAGTACCTGCGGCGGCTCTACCTGAACAATGATCTGGCCGAAGGCCGGTTCGAGGTGCGCGGCAAGCCGGTTTCACTGTCAGACATCCGCGTGCCGATATTCGCGGTCGGCACCGAACGGGACCATGTGGCGCCTTGGAAATCGGCCTATAAGATTCAGGCTCTGACCGATACCGAAGTCACCTTTGTGCTGGCCAGCGGCGGGCACAATGGCGGGATCGTGTCCGAACCGGGCCATCCTTACCGGCATTTCCGCATTCATACGACGCCGGATCATGCCGCTTTTGTCAGTGCGGACGCATGGGCGGAACTGGCGGAGCGCCACGAAGGATCGTGGTGGACCGCATGGGCCGGTTGGCTTGGCGAACGCTCATTGACGCCGATCAAGGCGTCCAAACCAAAGCTGGCTATGCTTTGCGCGGCACCCGGCAGTTATGTTCTTCAGGATTGA
- the rbbA gene encoding ribosome-associated ATPase/putative transporter RbbA has protein sequence MAGQGDPVASIEGVRYTYGRKVALDGVSLDLQPGRMLGLIGPDGVGKATLLGLLAGARKIQRGTVTVLGGSMADKAHREAAYHRIAYMPQGLGKNLYQELSVHENLDFFARLFGHDAAERKRRIDRLTQATGLDPFLNRPAAKLSGGMKQKLGLCCALIHDPDFLILDEPTTGVDPLSRGQFWDLIDEIRAERPGMSVLVSTAYMEEAERFDWLAAMDAGRVLATGTPDEMRKQTGQADLEAAFVSLLPPEKQREGGALVIPPRTPQPGGPAIVAKGLTRRFGDFTAVNNVSFEIERGEIFGFLGSNGCGKTTTMKMLTGLLPASEGEAWLFGKQADANNLETRKRVGFMSQNFSLWGELTVRQNLSLHARLFHMASDTIAPRIAELLAEFDLEPHADAFADALPLGLKQRLSLACAVIHAPDMLILDEPTSGVDPVARDEFWDLLVGLSRRDAVTIFISTHFMNEALRCDRISLMHAGEVLVYDTPTSLAEGGGSDGLNATFIRYIEEAIGETLAKAPLPALSDGKAPRRRMGAGVTRLLAVSRREMLEVLRDPIRLAFAFFGSMILMLMFAYGISTDIEDLPYAAFDQDRTPESRAYLANFEGSTIFTELPEVASAEQLRERMREGEVALAIEIPAGFGRAVTTGQPVNVAAWIDGANTSRAATIEGYVQGAHAAFMQTRMTQEGQVAGVALVNLEPRYRYNPSFESLPSMAPSVPAILLMLFPAILMAVSISREREIGTMTNFYVTPTGKLEFLLGKQLPYVGIGMANWLILTGMAVFLFGVPLQGSLIALALGALVYVFASTGFGLIVAVFTKSQVAAVFATMIIAMLPTVTFSGLTQPVSTLEGAARIMAQLWPTNYFMQMSVGAFNKALTFAELWPNILYIAAFTPVFVGVATLLLKKQEG, from the coding sequence ATGGCCGGGCAGGGCGATCCTGTCGCCTCAATCGAGGGCGTGCGCTACACCTATGGCAGAAAAGTCGCGCTGGATGGGGTCAGTCTGGATCTGCAACCGGGCCGGATGCTGGGCCTCATCGGGCCGGACGGGGTCGGTAAAGCGACGCTTCTGGGTCTGTTGGCAGGCGCGCGGAAGATCCAGCGCGGCACCGTCACTGTCCTGGGCGGATCAATGGCCGACAAGGCGCACCGCGAGGCGGCGTACCACCGGATCGCCTATATGCCTCAGGGGTTGGGCAAGAACCTTTATCAGGAACTGAGCGTTCACGAGAACCTTGATTTCTTCGCGCGGCTGTTTGGCCATGACGCTGCGGAACGCAAACGCCGGATCGACCGGTTGACGCAGGCCACAGGGCTTGACCCGTTTCTCAACCGTCCTGCCGCCAAGCTGTCAGGCGGGATGAAGCAGAAACTGGGTCTGTGTTGTGCGCTGATCCATGATCCCGATTTCCTGATCCTTGATGAGCCGACCACGGGCGTTGATCCACTGTCGCGGGGGCAATTCTGGGATCTGATTGACGAAATCCGCGCTGAACGTCCGGGTATGAGCGTGCTGGTGTCCACCGCCTATATGGAAGAGGCCGAGCGGTTTGATTGGTTAGCGGCGATGGACGCGGGCCGGGTTCTGGCAACCGGGACACCTGATGAAATGCGTAAGCAGACGGGGCAGGCAGATCTGGAAGCGGCCTTTGTGTCGCTGCTGCCGCCGGAAAAGCAACGGGAGGGTGGTGCGCTGGTTATTCCGCCCCGCACGCCACAACCGGGCGGGCCGGCGATCGTGGCCAAGGGGCTAACGCGCCGGTTTGGCGACTTTACAGCCGTCAACAACGTCAGTTTCGAAATCGAGCGCGGTGAGATCTTCGGTTTTCTCGGGTCGAACGGTTGCGGCAAGACCACGACGATGAAGATGCTGACCGGTTTGTTGCCCGCATCAGAGGGAGAGGCATGGCTGTTCGGCAAACAGGCCGACGCGAACAATCTGGAAACGCGCAAGCGGGTCGGCTTTATGTCGCAGAACTTCTCGCTTTGGGGCGAATTGACGGTGCGCCAGAACCTGTCTCTGCACGCGCGCCTGTTCCACATGGCGTCCGACACAATCGCGCCGCGCATTGCCGAACTTTTGGCAGAATTCGATCTTGAACCTCACGCGGATGCCTTTGCCGATGCGCTTCCGCTCGGCCTGAAACAACGTCTTTCTCTGGCCTGCGCGGTGATCCACGCACCCGACATGCTGATCCTGGATGAGCCGACGTCGGGCGTGGATCCGGTCGCGCGCGACGAATTCTGGGACTTGCTGGTCGGGCTGTCGCGCCGCGATGCGGTGACGATCTTTATCTCCACGCATTTCATGAACGAGGCGCTGCGTTGCGACCGCATTTCGCTGATGCACGCGGGTGAGGTGCTGGTCTATGACACCCCAACGAGCCTTGCCGAGGGCGGTGGATCGGATGGTTTGAACGCGACGTTCATCCGCTACATCGAGGAAGCGATTGGCGAAACGCTCGCCAAGGCACCGCTTCCTGCCTTGAGCGATGGCAAGGCACCCCGCCGCAGGATGGGTGCGGGTGTGACGCGCCTGCTGGCCGTCAGCCGCCGCGAAATGCTGGAAGTGCTGCGCGACCCGATCCGGTTGGCCTTCGCCTTTTTCGGCTCGATGATCCTGATGCTGATGTTCGCCTACGGTATCTCGACCGATATCGAGGATCTGCCCTATGCCGCCTTCGATCAGGACCGCACGCCGGAAAGTCGCGCCTATCTTGCCAATTTCGAAGGCTCCACGATCTTCACGGAATTACCCGAAGTGGCCAGCGCGGAACAGTTACGCGAACGTATGCGCGAGGGCGAGGTGGCGCTCGCCATCGAGATCCCGGCGGGGTTCGGGCGTGCCGTCACAACGGGCCAGCCTGTCAATGTGGCAGCGTGGATCGACGGGGCGAATACCTCTCGCGCCGCGACGATCGAAGGCTATGTGCAGGGCGCACATGCCGCATTCATGCAAACCCGGATGACGCAGGAAGGGCAAGTGGCAGGCGTGGCGCTTGTGAACCTTGAGCCGCGTTATCGGTATAATCCAAGCTTTGAGTCCTTGCCGTCGATGGCGCCTTCGGTGCCCGCCATTCTGTTGATGCTCTTCCCTGCGATCCTCATGGCGGTCAGCATCAGCCGTGAGCGCGAAATCGGCACCATGACGAATTTCTACGTCACCCCCACCGGCAAGCTGGAATTCCTGCTCGGCAAGCAATTGCCCTATGTCGGGATTGGCATGGCCAACTGGCTGATCCTGACCGGCATGGCGGTGTTCCTGTTCGGGGTGCCGTTGCAAGGAAGCCTGATTGCGCTGGCATTGGGCGCGCTGGTTTATGTGTTTGCGTCCACGGGTTTTGGGCTGATCGTTGCGGTGTTCACCAAAAGCCAGGTCGCGGCGGTCTTTGCCACAATGATCATCGCGATGCTGCCCACAGTCACGTTTTCGGGTCTCACACAGCCTGTTTCGACCCTTGAGGGCGCGGCGCGGATCATGGCACAGCTCTGGCCGACGAACTACTTCATGCAGATGAGTGTCGGGGCCTTCAACAAGGCACTGACCTTCGCCGAGCTTTGGCCGAACATCCTTTATATCGCAGCCTTCACGCCCGTCTTTGTAGGCGTGGCCACACTTCTTTTGAAAAAGCAGGAAGGGTGA
- a CDS encoding GbsR/MarR family transcriptional regulator: MSKAEKVNAAETARADFIEKIGVIAQSEGLPRIAGRVLAMLLYDGERVSFGQLADALQVSRGSVSSSVRMLESQQLIKRVAKPGDRQDYFQVVDNAFANMVEAAASRARRAAADIEESLKEIPSSETGPRARVTGYAAYYRAMGEGLDTTAKALRKSK; encoded by the coding sequence GTGAGCAAGGCTGAGAAAGTAAACGCTGCAGAGACAGCACGGGCCGACTTCATCGAAAAAATCGGTGTGATCGCGCAATCCGAAGGCCTGCCGCGCATCGCGGGCCGCGTATTGGCGATGCTGCTTTACGATGGCGAGCGGGTGTCGTTCGGGCAGCTTGCGGATGCTTTGCAGGTCAGCCGGGGCAGCGTGAGTTCCAGCGTGCGGATGCTGGAAAGCCAGCAATTGATCAAGCGCGTCGCCAAACCGGGCGACCGTCAGGACTACTTTCAGGTTGTCGACAACGCCTTTGCCAACATGGTCGAAGCCGCAGCCTCACGCGCTCGCCGCGCGGCAGCCGACATTGAAGAATCCCTGAAGGAAATTCCATCCTCCGAAACTGGCCCCCGTGCGCGTGTGACCGGCTATGCTGCGTATTACCGTGCGATGGGCGAAGGGCTGGATACCACGGCTAAGGCCTTGCGGAAAAGCAAGTGA